From a region of the Impatiens glandulifera chromosome 4, dImpGla2.1, whole genome shotgun sequence genome:
- the LOC124935847 gene encoding phytanoyl-CoA dioxygenase, translating to MAIAGSLSSDQLQFFNSHGYLVLESFASSEEVDCLRKRMEQLLDEFDYSSTASIFSTKNQQQSTDDYFFESAEKISFFFEEKAFDDDGKLKQPKPLSINKVGHDLHGIDPVFRNFSASDKFAGILSSLQYKRPVIIQSMYIFKQPGIGGEVVPHQDNSFLYTEPATCTGLWLALEDATIANGCLWAIPGSHKNGLVRRFIRDENGVHFDKPSPVYDQKDFVSVEVKSGSLVIIHGDLIHQSFENQSSKSRHAYSLHAVDTVDCKWAPDNWIRRKVDAEPLYVS from the exons ATGGCAATCGCCGGTAGTCTCTCCTCCGATCAACTTCAGTTTTTTAATTCTCACG GATATTTAGTGCTGGAATCTTTTGCTAGCTCCGAAGAAGTTGACTGCCTAAGGAAACGAATGGAACAGTTGCTTGATGAGTTCGATTACTCATCAACCGCCTCAATCTTCTCCACGAAGAACCAG CAACAATCCACTGATGATTACTTCTTCGAAAGTGCTGAAAAGATCTCGTTTTTCTTTGAAG AGAAAGCATTTGATGATGATGGCAAGCTAAAGCAACCAAAGCCGCTTTCTATTAATAAAGTTGGGCATG ACCTGCATGGGATTGATCCGGTCTTTAGAAATTTCTCGGCCTCAGACAAATTTGCTGGCATTCTATCGTCGTTACAGTACAAGAGGCCTGTTATTATACAGTCAATGTATATATTTAAG CAACCAGGGATTGGCGGTGAAGTGGTGCCACATCAGGATAACTCTTTTCTTTATACGGAACCAGCTACATGCACAGGATTATGGTTGGCTCTGGAAGATGCAACAATCGCAAATGGTTGCCTTTGGGCTATTCCTGGATCTCACAAGA ATGGTCTTGTGAGAAGATTTATCAGAGATGAGAATGGTGTACATTTTGATAAGCCTTCCCCTGTGTATGACCAAAAAGATTTTGTGTCTGTTGAAGTTAAATCCGGTTCCTTGGTTATAATCCATGGCGATCTCATCCATCAAAG TTTTGAGAATCAGTCTTCAAAATCAAGGCATGCCTACAGCCTTCATGCGGTGGATACTGTTGACTGCAAATGGGCGCCGGACAATTG GATCAGAAGAAAGGTGGATGCAGAACCTTTGTATGTCTCTTAA